Proteins encoded in a region of the Halodesulfovibrio marinisediminis DSM 17456 genome:
- the katG gene encoding catalase/peroxidase HPI: MSTEKKCPVTGRSNSQVAGSGTSNRDWWPNQVNLNILHQHCKKSNPMGKSFNYAEEFKSLDLAAVKKDLFELMTTSQEWWPADYGHYGPLFIRMAWHSAGTYRIGDGRGGAGSGSQRLAPLNSWPDNVNLDKARRLLWPIKQKYGKKISWADLLILAGNCAIESMGLQTFGFAGGREDVWEPEQDIYWGTESEWLGDKRYSGERDLENPLAAVQMGLIYVNPEGPNGNPDPVASGRDVRETFGRMAMNDEETVALVAGGHTFGKCHGAGNPSHVGPEPEGADIEEQGLGWKSSFGSGKGGDTISSGIEGAWKPNPTKWDMGYLNVLFKYEWELVKSPAGANQWLAKDVDEEDMVVDAHDPSKKHRPMMTTADLSLRFDPIYEPIARSYQQHPEVFAEAFARAWFKLTHRDMGPRSRYLGPEVPAEDLIWQDPVPAVDHELIDKKDIADLKDKILAAGLSVSQLVSTAWASASTFRGSDKRGGANGARIRLAPQKDWEVNQPTQLKIVLRALEEIQKEFNSTQAGGKMVSLADLIVMGGCAAIEQAAINAGYEVTVPFTPGRTDALQEQTDQDSFAVLEPAADGFRNYLKAKYSVSAEHLLVDRAQLLTLTAPEMTVLVGGMRVLNTNVGASQHGAFTNHPERLTNDFFVNLLDMNTTWKPNSKDDEVYEGRDRATGELKWTGTRVDLIFGSNSQLRAIAEVYGCDDSQEKFLNDFVSAWNKVMNLDRFDLT; this comes from the coding sequence ATGAGTACCGAAAAAAAATGTCCGGTAACGGGCAGGTCAAATAGCCAGGTAGCCGGTAGTGGGACATCAAACCGAGACTGGTGGCCGAATCAGGTGAACCTTAATATTCTGCATCAGCATTGTAAAAAGTCCAATCCAATGGGTAAATCTTTCAATTACGCTGAAGAGTTTAAGAGCCTTGATCTGGCTGCCGTGAAGAAGGACCTCTTTGAATTGATGACGACGTCACAAGAGTGGTGGCCTGCGGATTATGGTCACTATGGCCCTCTGTTTATACGAATGGCGTGGCACAGTGCCGGTACATATCGTATTGGCGACGGGCGAGGCGGAGCCGGTTCCGGTAGTCAACGGTTAGCACCTCTCAACAGTTGGCCTGACAACGTTAACCTTGATAAGGCGCGAAGGTTGCTTTGGCCGATTAAGCAAAAGTATGGCAAGAAAATTTCATGGGCCGATCTCCTGATTCTCGCTGGCAACTGTGCCATTGAGTCAATGGGGTTGCAGACCTTCGGTTTTGCAGGTGGGCGAGAAGATGTTTGGGAGCCTGAGCAGGACATTTATTGGGGAACTGAAAGCGAGTGGCTTGGTGATAAGCGTTACTCTGGCGAGCGGGACCTCGAGAACCCACTCGCAGCTGTTCAGATGGGCTTGATCTACGTGAACCCTGAAGGCCCGAATGGCAATCCTGATCCGGTTGCCTCAGGTCGTGACGTTCGAGAGACTTTTGGACGTATGGCTATGAACGATGAAGAGACTGTGGCACTCGTTGCAGGTGGTCATACCTTCGGTAAATGCCACGGTGCAGGAAATCCATCGCATGTTGGACCTGAGCCTGAGGGTGCTGACATTGAGGAACAAGGACTTGGCTGGAAGAGCAGTTTTGGCAGCGGTAAAGGCGGTGACACTATCAGTAGCGGCATCGAGGGTGCATGGAAGCCCAACCCGACTAAATGGGATATGGGCTACTTGAACGTGCTGTTTAAATATGAGTGGGAGCTGGTCAAGAGTCCGGCTGGTGCAAATCAATGGCTGGCAAAAGATGTGGACGAAGAGGACATGGTGGTTGATGCGCATGACCCTTCAAAGAAACATCGCCCGATGATGACTACTGCAGACCTTTCCCTTCGTTTCGACCCGATCTATGAGCCAATCGCGCGATCTTACCAGCAGCATCCCGAAGTGTTTGCAGAGGCCTTTGCACGTGCGTGGTTTAAGTTGACCCATCGTGACATGGGACCTCGTTCGCGCTATCTCGGTCCTGAGGTTCCGGCAGAGGACTTGATTTGGCAAGATCCGGTACCTGCAGTTGATCATGAACTAATCGACAAAAAGGACATTGCAGACCTCAAGGACAAAATTTTAGCCGCAGGATTGTCGGTCTCACAACTGGTTTCGACCGCATGGGCGTCGGCGTCCACATTCCGCGGTTCAGACAAGCGGGGCGGGGCGAACGGAGCACGTATTCGTCTTGCGCCGCAAAAGGACTGGGAAGTCAACCAGCCAACTCAATTGAAGATTGTTTTGCGGGCTCTTGAGGAAATTCAAAAAGAGTTCAACAGCACGCAAGCTGGTGGAAAAATGGTTTCTCTCGCAGACTTGATCGTTATGGGCGGATGCGCAGCTATTGAGCAAGCAGCGATAAATGCTGGTTACGAAGTGACTGTTCCATTTACACCGGGGCGGACGGATGCATTACAAGAGCAAACGGACCAAGATTCATTTGCCGTGCTCGAACCAGCAGCAGACGGGTTCCGAAATTACCTCAAGGCTAAGTACTCGGTATCGGCGGAACACTTGCTGGTTGATCGGGCGCAATTACTAACGCTGACTGCACCTGAAATGACTGTTCTTGTTGGTGGGATGCGCGTTTTGAACACCAACGTCGGAGCGTCTCAGCATGGCGCGTTCACCAACCATCCAGAAAGACTTACAAACGACTTCTTCGTCAATCTTCTCGACATGAATACAACGTGGAAACCTAATTCGAAAGACGATGAAGTATATGAAGGGCGTGATCGCGCTACAGGAGAGCTTAAGTGGACCGGAACTCGAGTTGATCTCATCTTCGGTTCAAATTCGCAGCTTCGAGCCATTGCTGAAGTTTATGGATGTGATGATTCTCAAGAGAAGTTCCTGAATGATTTTGTCTCTGCGTGGAACAAGGTAATGAATCTTGACCGCTTCGACCTGACATGA